Proteins from one Rhinopithecus roxellana isolate Shanxi Qingling chromosome 20, ASM756505v1, whole genome shotgun sequence genomic window:
- the PYCARD gene encoding apoptosis-associated speck-like protein containing a CARD, translated as MGRARDAILDALENLTAEELKKFKLKLLSVPLREGYGRIPRGALLSMDALDLTDKLVSFYLETYGAELTANVLRDMGMQEMAGQLQAATHQGSGAAPAGIQAPPQSAAKPGLHFIDQHRAALITRVTDVEGLLDALYGKVLKDEQYQEVRAESTNPSKMRKLFSFTPAWNWTCKDLLLQALRETQSYLVEDLERS; from the exons ATGGGGCGCGCGCGCGATGCCATCCTGGATGCGCTGGAGAACCTGACAGCCGAGGAGCTCAAGAAGTTCAAGCTGAAGCTACTGTCGGTGCCGCTGCGCGAGGGCTACGGGCGCATCCCAAGGGGCGCGCTGCTGTCCATGGACGCCTTGGACCTCACCGACAAGCTGGTCAGCTTCTACCTGGAGACCTACGGTGCCGAGCTCACCGCTAACGTGCTGCGCGACATGGGCATGCAGGAGATGGCCGGGCAGCTGCAGGCGGCCACGCACCAGG GCTCTGGAGCTGCGCCAGCTGGGATCCAGGCCCCTCCTCAGTCGGCAGCCAAGCCAG gccTGCACTTTATAGACCAGCACCGGGCTGCGCTTATCACAAGGGTCACAGACGTTGAGGGGCTGCTGGATGCCTTGTACGGGAAGGTCCTGAAGGATGAGCAGTACCAGGAAGTGCGGGCCGAGTCCACCAACCCAAGCAAGATGCGGAAGCTCTTCAGCTTCACGCCAGCCTGGAACTGGACCTGCAAGGACTTGCTCCTCCAGGCCCTAAGGGAGACCCAGTCCTACCTGGTGGAGGACCTGGAGCGGAGCTGA